The DNA segment GGCCCTGCGGTCGGTGATCAGCGCCATGTCGGCGTGCGTCAGGAGGCGGGTCGCCTCGCGCCCGCCGGTGAACGGTCCGGCCACGCCGAGCGCGTCGGTGTCCAGCAGCCGGGCCAGCACCGCGGCCTTCCTCGGGCCTTGGATGCCGAGCGTCATGACCGGGTCGGTCTCGGGATCACCCCGTACGTCGATGAGGCGGACGACGATGTCCTCGCGCTGGAAGACGGTGCTGCGGTGCACGGGGCCGGCCGGGTCGGCCGCCGCGGTCTCGTCCTGCTGCGAGAGCAGCCGGGCCAGCGCCATTCCGCAGCCCTTGCGGGCCGGGTAGTACAGGGCGTGCCGCTTGATGCCGTCCGGCTCCGGGCCGCCGCGTGCCACGTGGTGTACGGGCGGCATGGCCGCGCGGATGAAGAACGTCCGGGCCGACTCGGGGTCTGCCAGGTCCCGATGCTGCTCCAGATGCGGGTTGAGGGCCTCCTCGACCGCCCGCACCTCGGGCTGGCGCGAGACGTGGCGCAGGGCCGCCATCAGGTCGCCCTCCACCTCGACCGTGCGGACGACCCGGTTGCCGTGCATGAAGAGAGTGGTGCGGCGCAGCCGCGTGGTGTCGTCCACGCGGGCCTCGGGCGGGGCGTATCCGGCGAGGATCTCCGCGACCTTGGACTCGGAGCCGGGCTTGACGGTGAAGGTCAGGGCGTGGCGGATCACACCGTCGCCCACCCTTACGGCCGTCTGGAGTCCGCCGGCCTTTTCCGGGCGGACGCCGCCGGTCTCGCGGACGATGCCGTACCGCATCGAGCGGAGCTCGCGGACGCAGCTCTGCAGGGGCCGGACCGTCTCGAGATGCTCTTCACTGTTCATCCAGGCGAGGTACGGCGGGGCGGTGGCCCATTCGCTCGTGATGAGCCACTGGGACGGGTTCTCCAGGGACTGGCACAGCTGGTCACCGAGGTGGCCGGGGACCGACGCGACTCGGTCGCGCATGTGCTCGTAGGCGTCCAGGAACTGTTGCTCGGCACCTTCGTGGAGGTCGACGAGAAGCAGGACACGCATCCTGGAGCCGTCGAACGCCGACTGGGATGTAAAGGGCGAAGTGGTCATCCGGCAGACCCTTCCTTCGCGGGAGCAAGCGGCGGCCGTCCGTGTCCACCAGCGCGAACGCGGGTTTCGGCCCTGAGCCTTCATCGTGGGTCAGGGCTCTGGGGTCCGCGAGCCATGCGGGCCAAAGGGGGGAACTGGCCGTGCTTGTGTGTCCGGCGGCCGCCGACGCTGCGTCAGGCTCCGCCAGTTGGGGCGGGATGCCTGCGGCGGCCTGTGCCGCTGCGTGGGGGTGCGCGGCTGTGCCTGCGGCGGCCCGTTGCTGTTCGGTGGGGGTGCGTGTAGCGCCTGACGGCGCGTCGGGGGTCGGGGCCGTGCCGGGGGGTGTCCGTCCTCGGTCGGGCGGTTGATGTCGGGCAAGAGGGGCTGTCTCTTGACGCCCGACGCTGCGGGCGGACACCCCCGGCACGTCCCCTTCGCGCCGTACGCGGGTGCCGCGCCGCGGGGATACGCGCACTACTCCGCCAGGTGGCGCTCCACCGTTTCCACCTTTGAGGTGAGGCCGTCCGTCACTGTGGGCCTGATGTCGGCCTTGAGGACCAGGGATACGCGCGGGGCCCGTTCCTCGACGGTCGCTACGGCGCGCTTGACCACGTCCATGACCTCGTCCCAGTCGCCCTCGATCGAGGTGAACATCGCGTCGGTACGGTTGGGCAGGCCCGACTCACGGACCACGCGTACGGCGTCGGCGACGTACTCCCCCACGTCCTCGCCGACGCCGAGCGGCGTCACGGAAAACGCGACGATCATGCGCCCACGATTCCTTCCTTGCGGGCGCGGGTGGCGATCACCGCGTCCTCGGCCTCGCGCTTGAGCTTGCGCTCGGCGAAGAAGCCGCCGGTCGGCAGGACGGAGAGGACGAAGTAGAACGCGGCGGTCTTCAGCGACCACTTGGTGCGGTTCCAGGCGTCCGCCCAGAAGATCACGTACAGGATGAAGAGAACGCCGTGGATCATGCCCATCACGGGCACCGCGTTGAAGTCCGTCGTCCGCTTCAGCACCGAGCAGACGAGCAGGAGCAGGAACGACACCGCCTCGGGGGCCGAGACGAGGCGGAGGCGGCGGAGGGCGGTGGCGGTCTTGATGTCCACGGGTCACCTTCGGTGGGTTCGGGAGAGACGTCGGTCTGCTCGGATCAGCTTGTGAACACAAGCACAAACCTTCACCCATTGTGGCAAACGTCGGCCACCGGGTCGGCATCGGGTGGATGACAAGGTCTCCGCGTCCTGCGGATCCGGGTGCCGTCAGGGGTGAAGTCCGTCTCTGGGATCTGTTGGCGGCAGGCCCCCGGCGGCTACCTTCGCTGCGTGGCGATGTTCCGACTGCAAGGCAGCAAGGTGCTCGCCGTCGACATGACCGGCGATGCCGTGAAGGCGAAGAACGGCTCGATGGTCGCGTACGACGGGCAGATGGCCTTCAAGAAGATGAGCGGCGGCGGTGAGGGCATCCGGGGCATGGTGACCCGGCGGCTCACCGGTGAGCAGATGACGCTGATGGAGGTGAAGGGGCATGGGACGTGCTGGTTCGCGGACCGTGCCTCCGAGATCAATCTCGTGAACCTCCAGGGAGACAAGCTCTACGTGGAGTCGAGCAATCTGCTCGCCACGGACGGGGGGCTGCGGACCGGTACGTCCTTCACCGGGATGCGCGGTGCCTCACAGGGCAATGGGCTCTTCACGACGACCGTTGAAGGGCACGGACAGGCGGCGATCATGTCGGACGGGCCTGCGGTCGTGCTGCGGGTCAGTGCGCAGTATCCGCTGACTGTTGACCCGGGGGCCTATGTGGCCCACCAGGGGAATCTGCGGCAGTCCTTCCAGTCCGGTGTGACCTTCCGCACCTTCATGGGCGAGGGCGGTGGCGAGGCCTTCCAGATCCGGTTCGAGGGGGACGGGCTGGTGTACGTACAGCCGAGCGAGCGGAACACGATCGCGGGGGATGTCTGAGATGACCTTCCGTGAGATCAACTCCAAGATGGTC comes from the Streptomyces sp. NBC_00443 genome and includes:
- a CDS encoding SchA/CurD-like domain-containing protein — its product is MTTSPFTSQSAFDGSRMRVLLLVDLHEGAEQQFLDAYEHMRDRVASVPGHLGDQLCQSLENPSQWLITSEWATAPPYLAWMNSEEHLETVRPLQSCVRELRSMRYGIVRETGGVRPEKAGGLQTAVRVGDGVIRHALTFTVKPGSESKVAEILAGYAPPEARVDDTTRLRRTTLFMHGNRVVRTVEVEGDLMAALRHVSRQPEVRAVEEALNPHLEQHRDLADPESARTFFIRAAMPPVHHVARGGPEPDGIKRHALYYPARKGCGMALARLLSQQDETAAADPAGPVHRSTVFQREDIVVRLIDVRGDPETDPVMTLGIQGPRKAAVLARLLDTDALGVAGPFTGGREATRLLTHADMALITDRRAADRRAAQS
- a CDS encoding MTH1187 family thiamine-binding protein: MIVAFSVTPLGVGEDVGEYVADAVRVVRESGLPNRTDAMFTSIEGDWDEVMDVVKRAVATVEERAPRVSLVLKADIRPTVTDGLTSKVETVERHLAE
- a CDS encoding DUF3817 domain-containing protein, which produces MDIKTATALRRLRLVSAPEAVSFLLLLVCSVLKRTTDFNAVPVMGMIHGVLFILYVIFWADAWNRTKWSLKTAAFYFVLSVLPTGGFFAERKLKREAEDAVIATRARKEGIVGA
- a CDS encoding AIM24 family protein — its product is MFRLQGSKVLAVDMTGDAVKAKNGSMVAYDGQMAFKKMSGGGEGIRGMVTRRLTGEQMTLMEVKGHGTCWFADRASEINLVNLQGDKLYVESSNLLATDGGLRTGTSFTGMRGASQGNGLFTTTVEGHGQAAIMSDGPAVVLRVSAQYPLTVDPGAYVAHQGNLRQSFQSGVTFRTFMGEGGGEAFQIRFEGDGLVYVQPSERNTIAGDV